In one Brassica oleracea var. oleracea cultivar TO1000 chromosome C9, BOL, whole genome shotgun sequence genomic region, the following are encoded:
- the LOC106318471 gene encoding histone-lysine N-methyltransferase ATXR7 isoform X1, whose translation MVALDFYFPRKRLSALEPNFSGSTCIGVYSSDDSIAAQDYSCGDSCDDLATVSSARCDFDELCGLDSALEMSCRSNGEGREVHEAGGGSGGTDKSEVPGYNTMYASGWMYVNQQGEMCGAYTQQQLFDGLSTGFLPEDLLVYPTINGYMQNSVPLKYFKQFPQHVATGFAYLHNGMINVVPHTETRAEHTASSAAHLISHPPQPSSNGSLLDQRMLNQEEVNLLASFISLGSEHACWFLVDAEGRNHGPYSLLELYNWQQHGHVSDAAMIRDVENKLRPITLASLIGVWRDKCGGENCDESMSGVSFISEVSEELSSQLQSGIIKIARRALLDEIISSTISDFLNAKKRDEHLKSDPPSSAANFVKCISCQVINPEKTAVSTTEATACENIKNEEDPSRIVSESLKYTKSVGSAENFQTSCSAVCGILHNNCMQIMWNAVFYDTVATYTSSWRKNKLWFRSPDTPTVSSYCKGSHTNHSEKPEAAESFTCRVDSSSCKTANSNAYDLATKAASFHEPSSRRVTLPVIDGTESVVASISEHVQRELFSSLETHLTDYIGILIEDGANIAASTVQDGKMHEENSSCLAKSGEKGESSEQITSEDIVANIFITTLQTSSDSPVGDEVDTLDIHEPPPPGCESGITRPSLRCNFRPVRSKESIPEIEEYVATALCRQKLHNVVMKDWKSLFMKCSLKEFLASQKGSHQVSRKETIAPRKLKAITQIKKPVKSSISSHTAEKPKKQCVRSSEKILVKRSKKPPSKDTPSKDLSLSKPSQPKIRNAVQQDQIIIKNVTKVRKEKVGKDAHRKVISEKNQDVGMADEFDDELLITRLRRISKSKTKELREGTDAGKSCEEISLSAEESVETVGFRDHEENLSNKSSQKVQKANVSKLKRKNTSEVEGAQSCSGANGGYTEISGKDTDTESLGFETRDKASHERLSKRRKKDAAKGKNIVEKSACSVSQKSLKPSESSTLKRKHSLDENVPKDSESAVGNEGKLPGNTSNKMQKVGSKKLKLKRKLLPKHTTELSSIEDLAVDNDSRPTSIALKPLVKLGPKASNKKVLVPMPKSDGCARTSINGWHWRAWSLKASPKERASVRGSSCVHTQHFGSKISSSQNVLSARTNRAKMRNLLAAADGADLLKVSQLKARKKRLRFQQSKIHDWGLVALEPIDAEDFVIEYVGELIRSSISEIREHQYEKMGIGSSYLFRLDDGYVIDATKRGGIARFINHSCEPNCYTKIISVDGKKKIFIYAKRHIDAGEEISYNYKFPLEDNKIPCNCKAQKCRGSLN comes from the exons ATGGTTGCACTTGATTTCTATTTCCCAAGGAAGAGACTCTCTGCTTTGGAACCAAATTTCTCTGGTTCGACGTGTATCGGAGTCTACAGTTCCGATGATTCCATAGCAGCACAAGATTACTCTTGTGGCGACAG CTGCGATGATTTGGCAACTGTATCTTCCGCTCGTTGCGATTTCGACGAACTGTGTGGTCTGGATTCAGCCTTGGAGATGAGCTGCAGGTCTAATGGAGAAGGCCGTGAGGTTCATGAGGCTGGTGGTGGTAGTGGCGGCACAGACAAGAGTGAGGTTCCAGGGTATAATACAATGTATGCGAGCGGTTGGATGTACGTTAATCAGCAAGGCGAGATGTGTGGCGCTTATACGCAACAGCAGCTATTTGATGGCCTGTCCACTGGCTTTCTACCTGAGGATCTTCTTGTATACCCAACTATCAACGGTTATATGCAAAATTCTGTACCGCTTAAGTACTTCAAGCAGTTTCCTCAACATGTCGCCACTGGCTTTGCCTATCTACATAATGGAATGATAAATGTAGTCCCTCACACTGAGACTCGAGCAGAGCATACAGCTTCTTCTGCTGCTCATTTGATTTCCCACCCTCCACAGCCCAGTTCTAATGGTTCCCTCTTGGATCAGCGAATGTTAAACCAGGAGGAAGTGAATTTGTTAGCTTCGTTCATCTCATTG GGAAGCGAACATGCTTGCTGGTTTCTTGTGGATGCTGAGGGTAGAAATCATGGTCCATATTCTTTATTGGAGCTTTATAATTGGCAGCAGCATGGACATGTTTCAGATGCAGCAATG ATACGGGATGTTGAAAATAAGTTAAGACCAATCACATTAGCGTCGTTAATTGGTGTATGGAGGGATAAATGTGGTGGTGAAAATTGTGACGAATCAATGTCTGGGGTGAGCTTCATATCTGAAGTATCTGAGGAACTCTCTTCTCAGCTTCAGAGTGGAATAATTAAAATTGCTAGAAGAGCTCTCCTCGATGAAATCATCAGTAGCACAATTTCAGACTTTCTTAACGCGAAGAAAAGAGACGAGCATCTCAAGTCTGATCCACCCAGTTCTGCTGCCAATTTTGTTAAATGCATATCG TGTCAAGTTATCAATCCGGAGAAAACTGCTGTTTCAACCACTGAAGCAACAGCCTGTGAGAACATAAAGAATGAGGAGGATCCTAGTCGAATAGTTTCAGAGTCGCTCAAATACACTAAATCTGTTGGAAGCGCCGAGAACTTTCAGACATCTTGCTCAGCTGTATGTGGAATCCTTCACAACAATTGCATGCAAATTATGTGGAATGCTGTCTTTTATGATACTGTGGCAACGTATACATCATCTTGGCGAAAGAACAAACTTTGGTTTCGTTCTCCTGATACCCCAACCGTTTCGAGCTACTGCAAGGGTTCCCATACCAACCACTCAGAAAAACCAGAAGCAGCTGAGAGT TTTACTTGTAGGGTGGATTCCTCTTCCTGCAAAACTGCTAACTCTAATGCATATGACTTAGCTACCAAAGCAGCAAGTTTTCATGAACCGTCATCTAGGAGAGTAACCTTACCAGTCATTGATGGAACAGAAAGCGTTGTAGCAAGCATATCGGAACACGTACAAAGGGAGCTCTTTTCGTCTCTGGAAACTCATCTGACTGATTATATTGGCATTCTCATTGAAGATGGTGCGAACATTGCTGCTAGTACTGTCCAAGATGGCAAAATGCATGAG GAAAACTCGTCATGTTTGGCAAAGTCTGGTGAAAAGGGAGAATCGTCTGAGCAAATCACATCTGAGGATATTGTTGCTAATATTTTTATTACAACATTGCAGACATCATCAGACAGTCCGGTCGGTGATGAAGTTGATACTCTGGATATTCATGAGCCACCACCACCTGGGTGTGAAAGCGGCATTACAAGGCCATCTCTGCGCTGTAACTTTCGGCCTGTAAGGTCCAAAGAATCCATTCCTGAGATTGAAGAATATGTTGCAACGGCTTTATGTAGACAGAAGTTGCATAATGTTGTTATGAAAGATTGGAAATCACTGTTCATGAAGTGTTCTCTTAAGGAATTCCTTGCTTCACAGAAAGGAAGCCATCAAGTTTCTCGCAAAGAAACAATCGCCCCGAGGAAGCTCAAAGCGATTACTCAGATCAAAAAGCCAGTAAAGTCTAGTATATCAAGTCATACAGCCGAGAAGCCAAAGAAACAATGTGTCAGATCTTCTGAAAAAATTCTGGTTAAACGATCTAAGAAACCTCCTTCTAAAGATACACCCAGTAAAGATTTGTCACTTAGTAAACCAAGTCAGCCGAAGATAAGGAATGCTGTCCAGCAGGATCAAA TTATCATTAAGAATGTGACGAAGGTTCGGAAAGAAAAGGTTGGTAAAGATGCTCATCGCAAGGTGATTTCTGAGAAAAACCAAGATGTTGGAATGGCAGATGAATTTGATGACGAACTTCTTATAACAAGACTAAGAA GGATATCAAAGAGTAAAACAAAAGAGTTAAGAGAAGGTACAGACGCTGGAAAATCCTGTGAGGAGATTTCATTGTCTGCTGAAGAATCCGTGGAAACTGTTGGCTTCAGAGATCATGAGGAAAATCTTTCAAATAAGTCTTCTCAGAAAGTGCAAAAAG CTAATGTATCAAAGCTAAAGAGAAAGAATACATCAGAAGTCGAAGGAGCACAATCTTGTAGTGGAGCAAACGGAGGATATACTGAGATTTCTGGAAAAGACACTGATACAGAAAGCCTTGGATTTGAAACCAGGGATAAGGCTTCCCATGAACGCCTCAGCAAGAGACGGAAAA AAGATGCAGCTAAAGGAAAAAATATTGTGGAGAAGTCTGCGTGCAGCGTATCACAGAAATCTCTTAAGC CATCGGAATCATCAACTCTAAAGAGAAAGCATTCATTAGATGAAAATGTCCCCAAGGATTCTGAGAGTGCTGTTGGAAATGAAGGAAAGCTTCCTGGCAATACATCAAATAAAATGCAGAAAG TAGGTTCGAAGAAATTGAAGCTTAAAAGGAAGCTATTACCAAAACATACAACAGAGCTTTCTTCCATTGAGGATTTGGCAGTGGATAATGACAGCAGACCTACGTCGATTGCACTAAAACCATTGGTAAAATTGGGACCGAAAGCAAGCAATAAAAAGGTGTTAGTTCCAATGCCAAAGTCCGATGGATGTGCACGCACATCTATTAATGGCTGGCATTGGCGTGCATGGTCATTAAAGGCTAGTCCTAAAGAGAGAGCCAGTGTTAGGGGAAGTTCTTGCGTGCACACGCAACATTTTGGTTCCAAAATTAGTTCTTCTCAAAACGTTCTTTCTGCAAGAACTAATAGGGCAAAGATGCGTAATCTTCTAGCTGCTGCCGATGGTGCTGACCTCTTAAAAGTTTCTCAGTTGAAG GCTAGGAAAAAGCGCTTGCGGTTTCAACAAAGCAAAATTCATGATTGGGGTCTTGTCGCACTTGAACCAATTGACGCAGAGGACTTTGTGATCGAATATGTTGGAGAGTTGATACGTTCTTCT
- the LOC106318471 gene encoding histone-lysine N-methyltransferase ATXR7 isoform X4 — protein MVALDFYFPRKRLSALEPNFSGSTCIGVYSSDDSIAAQDYSCGDSCDDLATVSSARCDFDELCGLDSALEMSCRSNGEGREVHEAGGGSGGTDKSEVPGYNTMYASGWMYVNQQGEMCGAYTQQQLFDGLSTGFLPEDLLVYPTINGYMQNSVPLKYFKQFPQHVATGFAYLHNGMINVVPHTETRAEHTASSAAHLISHPPQPSSNGSLLDQRMLNQEEVNLLASFISLGSEHACWFLVDAEGRNHGPYSLLELYNWQQHGHVSDAAMIRDVENKLRPITLASLIGVWRDKCGGENCDESMSGVSFISEVSEELSSQLQSGIIKIARRALLDEIISSTISDFLNAKKRDEHLKSDPPSSAANFVKCISCQVINPEKTAVSTTEATACENIKNEEDPSRIVSESLKYTKSVGSAENFQTSCSAVCGILHNNCMQIMWNAVFYDTVATYTSSWRKNKLWFRSPDTPTVSSYCKGSHTNHSEKPEAAESFTCRVDSSSCKTANSNAYDLATKAASFHEPSSRRVTLPVIDGTESVVASISEHVQRELFSSLETHLTDYIGILIEDGANIAASTVQDGKMHEENSSCLAKSGEKGESSEQITSEDIVANIFITTLQTSSDSPVGDEVDTLDIHEPPPPGCESGITRPSLRCNFRPVRSKESIPEIEEYVATALCRQKLHNVVMKDWKSLFMKCSLKEFLASQKGSHQVSRKETIAPRKLKAITQIKKPVKSSISSHTAEKPKKQCVRSSEKILVKRSKKPPSKDTPSKDLSLSKPSQPKIRNAVQQDQIIIKNVTKVRKEKVGKDAHRKVISEKNQDVGMADEFDDELLITRLRRISKSKTKELREGTDAGKSCEEISLSAEESVETVGFRDHEENLSNKSSQKVQKANVSKLKRKNTSEVEGAQSCSGANGGYTEISGKDTDTESLGFETRDKASHERLSKRRKTKGKNIVEKSACSVSQKSLKPSESSTLKRKHSLDENVPKDSESAVGNEGKLPGNTSNKMQKVGSKKLKLKRKLLPKHTTELSSIEDLAVDNDSRPTSIALKPLVKLGPKASNKKVLVPMPKSDGCARTSINGWHWRAWSLKASPKERASVRGSSCVHTQHFGSKISSSQNVLSARTNRAKMRNLLAAADGADLLKVSQLKARKKRLRFQQSKIHDWGLVALEPIDAEDFVIEYVGELIRSSISEIREHQYEKMGIGSSYLFRLDDGYVIDATKRGGIARFINHSCEPNCYTKIISVDGKKKIFIYAKRHIDAGEEISYNYKFPLEDNKIPCNCKAQKCRGSLN, from the exons ATGGTTGCACTTGATTTCTATTTCCCAAGGAAGAGACTCTCTGCTTTGGAACCAAATTTCTCTGGTTCGACGTGTATCGGAGTCTACAGTTCCGATGATTCCATAGCAGCACAAGATTACTCTTGTGGCGACAG CTGCGATGATTTGGCAACTGTATCTTCCGCTCGTTGCGATTTCGACGAACTGTGTGGTCTGGATTCAGCCTTGGAGATGAGCTGCAGGTCTAATGGAGAAGGCCGTGAGGTTCATGAGGCTGGTGGTGGTAGTGGCGGCACAGACAAGAGTGAGGTTCCAGGGTATAATACAATGTATGCGAGCGGTTGGATGTACGTTAATCAGCAAGGCGAGATGTGTGGCGCTTATACGCAACAGCAGCTATTTGATGGCCTGTCCACTGGCTTTCTACCTGAGGATCTTCTTGTATACCCAACTATCAACGGTTATATGCAAAATTCTGTACCGCTTAAGTACTTCAAGCAGTTTCCTCAACATGTCGCCACTGGCTTTGCCTATCTACATAATGGAATGATAAATGTAGTCCCTCACACTGAGACTCGAGCAGAGCATACAGCTTCTTCTGCTGCTCATTTGATTTCCCACCCTCCACAGCCCAGTTCTAATGGTTCCCTCTTGGATCAGCGAATGTTAAACCAGGAGGAAGTGAATTTGTTAGCTTCGTTCATCTCATTG GGAAGCGAACATGCTTGCTGGTTTCTTGTGGATGCTGAGGGTAGAAATCATGGTCCATATTCTTTATTGGAGCTTTATAATTGGCAGCAGCATGGACATGTTTCAGATGCAGCAATG ATACGGGATGTTGAAAATAAGTTAAGACCAATCACATTAGCGTCGTTAATTGGTGTATGGAGGGATAAATGTGGTGGTGAAAATTGTGACGAATCAATGTCTGGGGTGAGCTTCATATCTGAAGTATCTGAGGAACTCTCTTCTCAGCTTCAGAGTGGAATAATTAAAATTGCTAGAAGAGCTCTCCTCGATGAAATCATCAGTAGCACAATTTCAGACTTTCTTAACGCGAAGAAAAGAGACGAGCATCTCAAGTCTGATCCACCCAGTTCTGCTGCCAATTTTGTTAAATGCATATCG TGTCAAGTTATCAATCCGGAGAAAACTGCTGTTTCAACCACTGAAGCAACAGCCTGTGAGAACATAAAGAATGAGGAGGATCCTAGTCGAATAGTTTCAGAGTCGCTCAAATACACTAAATCTGTTGGAAGCGCCGAGAACTTTCAGACATCTTGCTCAGCTGTATGTGGAATCCTTCACAACAATTGCATGCAAATTATGTGGAATGCTGTCTTTTATGATACTGTGGCAACGTATACATCATCTTGGCGAAAGAACAAACTTTGGTTTCGTTCTCCTGATACCCCAACCGTTTCGAGCTACTGCAAGGGTTCCCATACCAACCACTCAGAAAAACCAGAAGCAGCTGAGAGT TTTACTTGTAGGGTGGATTCCTCTTCCTGCAAAACTGCTAACTCTAATGCATATGACTTAGCTACCAAAGCAGCAAGTTTTCATGAACCGTCATCTAGGAGAGTAACCTTACCAGTCATTGATGGAACAGAAAGCGTTGTAGCAAGCATATCGGAACACGTACAAAGGGAGCTCTTTTCGTCTCTGGAAACTCATCTGACTGATTATATTGGCATTCTCATTGAAGATGGTGCGAACATTGCTGCTAGTACTGTCCAAGATGGCAAAATGCATGAG GAAAACTCGTCATGTTTGGCAAAGTCTGGTGAAAAGGGAGAATCGTCTGAGCAAATCACATCTGAGGATATTGTTGCTAATATTTTTATTACAACATTGCAGACATCATCAGACAGTCCGGTCGGTGATGAAGTTGATACTCTGGATATTCATGAGCCACCACCACCTGGGTGTGAAAGCGGCATTACAAGGCCATCTCTGCGCTGTAACTTTCGGCCTGTAAGGTCCAAAGAATCCATTCCTGAGATTGAAGAATATGTTGCAACGGCTTTATGTAGACAGAAGTTGCATAATGTTGTTATGAAAGATTGGAAATCACTGTTCATGAAGTGTTCTCTTAAGGAATTCCTTGCTTCACAGAAAGGAAGCCATCAAGTTTCTCGCAAAGAAACAATCGCCCCGAGGAAGCTCAAAGCGATTACTCAGATCAAAAAGCCAGTAAAGTCTAGTATATCAAGTCATACAGCCGAGAAGCCAAAGAAACAATGTGTCAGATCTTCTGAAAAAATTCTGGTTAAACGATCTAAGAAACCTCCTTCTAAAGATACACCCAGTAAAGATTTGTCACTTAGTAAACCAAGTCAGCCGAAGATAAGGAATGCTGTCCAGCAGGATCAAA TTATCATTAAGAATGTGACGAAGGTTCGGAAAGAAAAGGTTGGTAAAGATGCTCATCGCAAGGTGATTTCTGAGAAAAACCAAGATGTTGGAATGGCAGATGAATTTGATGACGAACTTCTTATAACAAGACTAAGAA GGATATCAAAGAGTAAAACAAAAGAGTTAAGAGAAGGTACAGACGCTGGAAAATCCTGTGAGGAGATTTCATTGTCTGCTGAAGAATCCGTGGAAACTGTTGGCTTCAGAGATCATGAGGAAAATCTTTCAAATAAGTCTTCTCAGAAAGTGCAAAAAG CTAATGTATCAAAGCTAAAGAGAAAGAATACATCAGAAGTCGAAGGAGCACAATCTTGTAGTGGAGCAAACGGAGGATATACTGAGATTTCTGGAAAAGACACTGATACAGAAAGCCTTGGATTTGAAACCAGGGATAAGGCTTCCCATGAACGCCTCAGCAAGAGACGGAAAA CTAAAGGAAAAAATATTGTGGAGAAGTCTGCGTGCAGCGTATCACAGAAATCTCTTAAGC CATCGGAATCATCAACTCTAAAGAGAAAGCATTCATTAGATGAAAATGTCCCCAAGGATTCTGAGAGTGCTGTTGGAAATGAAGGAAAGCTTCCTGGCAATACATCAAATAAAATGCAGAAAG TAGGTTCGAAGAAATTGAAGCTTAAAAGGAAGCTATTACCAAAACATACAACAGAGCTTTCTTCCATTGAGGATTTGGCAGTGGATAATGACAGCAGACCTACGTCGATTGCACTAAAACCATTGGTAAAATTGGGACCGAAAGCAAGCAATAAAAAGGTGTTAGTTCCAATGCCAAAGTCCGATGGATGTGCACGCACATCTATTAATGGCTGGCATTGGCGTGCATGGTCATTAAAGGCTAGTCCTAAAGAGAGAGCCAGTGTTAGGGGAAGTTCTTGCGTGCACACGCAACATTTTGGTTCCAAAATTAGTTCTTCTCAAAACGTTCTTTCTGCAAGAACTAATAGGGCAAAGATGCGTAATCTTCTAGCTGCTGCCGATGGTGCTGACCTCTTAAAAGTTTCTCAGTTGAAG GCTAGGAAAAAGCGCTTGCGGTTTCAACAAAGCAAAATTCATGATTGGGGTCTTGTCGCACTTGAACCAATTGACGCAGAGGACTTTGTGATCGAATATGTTGGAGAGTTGATACGTTCTTCT
- the LOC106318471 gene encoding histone-lysine N-methyltransferase ATXR7 isoform X3, whose product MVALDFYFPRKRLSALEPNFSGSTCIGVYSSDDSIAAQDYSCGDSCDDLATVSSARCDFDELCGLDSALEMSCRSNGEGREVHEAGGGSGGTDKSEVPGYNTMYASGWMYVNQQGEMCGAYTQQQLFDGLSTGFLPEDLLVYPTINGYMQNSVPLKYFKQFPQHVATGFAYLHNGMINVVPHTETRAEHTASSAAHLISHPPQPSSNGSLLDQRMLNQEEVNLLASFISLGSEHACWFLVDAEGRNHGPYSLLELYNWQQHGHVSDAAMIRDVENKLRPITLASLIGVWRDKCGGENCDESMSGVSFISEVSEELSSQLQSGIIKIARRALLDEIISSTISDFLNAKKRDEHLKSDPPSSAANFVKCISCQVINPEKTAVSTTEATACENIKNEEDPSRIVSESLKYTKSVGSAENFQTSCSAVCGILHNNCMQIMWNAVFYDTVATYTSSWRKNKLWFRSPDTPTVSSYCKGSHTNHSEKPEAAESFTCRVDSSSCKTANSNAYDLATKAASFHEPSSRRVTLPVIDGTESVVASISEHVQRELFSSLETHLTDYIGILIEDGANIAASTVQDGKMHEENSSCLAKSGEKGESSEQITSEDIVANIFITTLQTSSDSPVGDEVDTLDIHEPPPPGCESGITRPSLRCNFRPVRSKESIPEIEEYVATALCRQKLHNVVMKDWKSLFMKCSLKEFLASQKGSHQVSRKETIAPRKLKAITQIKKPVKSSISSHTAEKPKKQCVRSSEKILVKRSKKPPSKDTPSKDLSLSKPSQPKIRNAVQQDQIIIKNVTKVRKEKVGKDAHRKVISEKNQDVGMADEFDDELLITRLRRISKSKTKELREGTDAGKSCEEISLSAEESVETVGFRDHEENLSNKSSQKVQKANVSKLKRKNTSEVEGAQSCSGANGGYTEISGKDTDTESLGFETRDKASHERLSKRRKNAAKGKNIVEKSACSVSQKSLKPSESSTLKRKHSLDENVPKDSESAVGNEGKLPGNTSNKMQKVGSKKLKLKRKLLPKHTTELSSIEDLAVDNDSRPTSIALKPLVKLGPKASNKKVLVPMPKSDGCARTSINGWHWRAWSLKASPKERASVRGSSCVHTQHFGSKISSSQNVLSARTNRAKMRNLLAAADGADLLKVSQLKARKKRLRFQQSKIHDWGLVALEPIDAEDFVIEYVGELIRSSISEIREHQYEKMGIGSSYLFRLDDGYVIDATKRGGIARFINHSCEPNCYTKIISVDGKKKIFIYAKRHIDAGEEISYNYKFPLEDNKIPCNCKAQKCRGSLN is encoded by the exons ATGGTTGCACTTGATTTCTATTTCCCAAGGAAGAGACTCTCTGCTTTGGAACCAAATTTCTCTGGTTCGACGTGTATCGGAGTCTACAGTTCCGATGATTCCATAGCAGCACAAGATTACTCTTGTGGCGACAG CTGCGATGATTTGGCAACTGTATCTTCCGCTCGTTGCGATTTCGACGAACTGTGTGGTCTGGATTCAGCCTTGGAGATGAGCTGCAGGTCTAATGGAGAAGGCCGTGAGGTTCATGAGGCTGGTGGTGGTAGTGGCGGCACAGACAAGAGTGAGGTTCCAGGGTATAATACAATGTATGCGAGCGGTTGGATGTACGTTAATCAGCAAGGCGAGATGTGTGGCGCTTATACGCAACAGCAGCTATTTGATGGCCTGTCCACTGGCTTTCTACCTGAGGATCTTCTTGTATACCCAACTATCAACGGTTATATGCAAAATTCTGTACCGCTTAAGTACTTCAAGCAGTTTCCTCAACATGTCGCCACTGGCTTTGCCTATCTACATAATGGAATGATAAATGTAGTCCCTCACACTGAGACTCGAGCAGAGCATACAGCTTCTTCTGCTGCTCATTTGATTTCCCACCCTCCACAGCCCAGTTCTAATGGTTCCCTCTTGGATCAGCGAATGTTAAACCAGGAGGAAGTGAATTTGTTAGCTTCGTTCATCTCATTG GGAAGCGAACATGCTTGCTGGTTTCTTGTGGATGCTGAGGGTAGAAATCATGGTCCATATTCTTTATTGGAGCTTTATAATTGGCAGCAGCATGGACATGTTTCAGATGCAGCAATG ATACGGGATGTTGAAAATAAGTTAAGACCAATCACATTAGCGTCGTTAATTGGTGTATGGAGGGATAAATGTGGTGGTGAAAATTGTGACGAATCAATGTCTGGGGTGAGCTTCATATCTGAAGTATCTGAGGAACTCTCTTCTCAGCTTCAGAGTGGAATAATTAAAATTGCTAGAAGAGCTCTCCTCGATGAAATCATCAGTAGCACAATTTCAGACTTTCTTAACGCGAAGAAAAGAGACGAGCATCTCAAGTCTGATCCACCCAGTTCTGCTGCCAATTTTGTTAAATGCATATCG TGTCAAGTTATCAATCCGGAGAAAACTGCTGTTTCAACCACTGAAGCAACAGCCTGTGAGAACATAAAGAATGAGGAGGATCCTAGTCGAATAGTTTCAGAGTCGCTCAAATACACTAAATCTGTTGGAAGCGCCGAGAACTTTCAGACATCTTGCTCAGCTGTATGTGGAATCCTTCACAACAATTGCATGCAAATTATGTGGAATGCTGTCTTTTATGATACTGTGGCAACGTATACATCATCTTGGCGAAAGAACAAACTTTGGTTTCGTTCTCCTGATACCCCAACCGTTTCGAGCTACTGCAAGGGTTCCCATACCAACCACTCAGAAAAACCAGAAGCAGCTGAGAGT TTTACTTGTAGGGTGGATTCCTCTTCCTGCAAAACTGCTAACTCTAATGCATATGACTTAGCTACCAAAGCAGCAAGTTTTCATGAACCGTCATCTAGGAGAGTAACCTTACCAGTCATTGATGGAACAGAAAGCGTTGTAGCAAGCATATCGGAACACGTACAAAGGGAGCTCTTTTCGTCTCTGGAAACTCATCTGACTGATTATATTGGCATTCTCATTGAAGATGGTGCGAACATTGCTGCTAGTACTGTCCAAGATGGCAAAATGCATGAG GAAAACTCGTCATGTTTGGCAAAGTCTGGTGAAAAGGGAGAATCGTCTGAGCAAATCACATCTGAGGATATTGTTGCTAATATTTTTATTACAACATTGCAGACATCATCAGACAGTCCGGTCGGTGATGAAGTTGATACTCTGGATATTCATGAGCCACCACCACCTGGGTGTGAAAGCGGCATTACAAGGCCATCTCTGCGCTGTAACTTTCGGCCTGTAAGGTCCAAAGAATCCATTCCTGAGATTGAAGAATATGTTGCAACGGCTTTATGTAGACAGAAGTTGCATAATGTTGTTATGAAAGATTGGAAATCACTGTTCATGAAGTGTTCTCTTAAGGAATTCCTTGCTTCACAGAAAGGAAGCCATCAAGTTTCTCGCAAAGAAACAATCGCCCCGAGGAAGCTCAAAGCGATTACTCAGATCAAAAAGCCAGTAAAGTCTAGTATATCAAGTCATACAGCCGAGAAGCCAAAGAAACAATGTGTCAGATCTTCTGAAAAAATTCTGGTTAAACGATCTAAGAAACCTCCTTCTAAAGATACACCCAGTAAAGATTTGTCACTTAGTAAACCAAGTCAGCCGAAGATAAGGAATGCTGTCCAGCAGGATCAAA TTATCATTAAGAATGTGACGAAGGTTCGGAAAGAAAAGGTTGGTAAAGATGCTCATCGCAAGGTGATTTCTGAGAAAAACCAAGATGTTGGAATGGCAGATGAATTTGATGACGAACTTCTTATAACAAGACTAAGAA GGATATCAAAGAGTAAAACAAAAGAGTTAAGAGAAGGTACAGACGCTGGAAAATCCTGTGAGGAGATTTCATTGTCTGCTGAAGAATCCGTGGAAACTGTTGGCTTCAGAGATCATGAGGAAAATCTTTCAAATAAGTCTTCTCAGAAAGTGCAAAAAG CTAATGTATCAAAGCTAAAGAGAAAGAATACATCAGAAGTCGAAGGAGCACAATCTTGTAGTGGAGCAAACGGAGGATATACTGAGATTTCTGGAAAAGACACTGATACAGAAAGCCTTGGATTTGAAACCAGGGATAAGGCTTCCCATGAACGCCTCAGCAAGAGACGGAAAA ATGCAGCTAAAGGAAAAAATATTGTGGAGAAGTCTGCGTGCAGCGTATCACAGAAATCTCTTAAGC CATCGGAATCATCAACTCTAAAGAGAAAGCATTCATTAGATGAAAATGTCCCCAAGGATTCTGAGAGTGCTGTTGGAAATGAAGGAAAGCTTCCTGGCAATACATCAAATAAAATGCAGAAAG TAGGTTCGAAGAAATTGAAGCTTAAAAGGAAGCTATTACCAAAACATACAACAGAGCTTTCTTCCATTGAGGATTTGGCAGTGGATAATGACAGCAGACCTACGTCGATTGCACTAAAACCATTGGTAAAATTGGGACCGAAAGCAAGCAATAAAAAGGTGTTAGTTCCAATGCCAAAGTCCGATGGATGTGCACGCACATCTATTAATGGCTGGCATTGGCGTGCATGGTCATTAAAGGCTAGTCCTAAAGAGAGAGCCAGTGTTAGGGGAAGTTCTTGCGTGCACACGCAACATTTTGGTTCCAAAATTAGTTCTTCTCAAAACGTTCTTTCTGCAAGAACTAATAGGGCAAAGATGCGTAATCTTCTAGCTGCTGCCGATGGTGCTGACCTCTTAAAAGTTTCTCAGTTGAAG GCTAGGAAAAAGCGCTTGCGGTTTCAACAAAGCAAAATTCATGATTGGGGTCTTGTCGCACTTGAACCAATTGACGCAGAGGACTTTGTGATCGAATATGTTGGAGAGTTGATACGTTCTTCT